The DNA window GCACGGCTTGAGGACTGCTGGGAAGTAGCTGATACTCACTGCAGCTCTTTCTTTCCAGATTACACTTTTCCGTTGGACCTTGTTCTGCGGATTGATCGTTACATTGCCCTCCTATCCGGTTTTTCGGTTCCACCTGGTTGCATGAGAACTTGTCTTGTCGCGGTTAACACTAATGCACTTAGTAGAAGTATCAGCATTGAATGTGGAGATTTAAGAGATGCTGACTTTCAAGAAAAACACGGTCTCAGTAAAGTCTCCATAGCTGGCATTCTTACAGTGGATACGGTAGCAGACTATCTTCCTAGAAAAGGGCCTCTCAAGCAGAGAAGGTACACCTTTATTTGCTTCAAATGCCTTATAAGATTGcaacatatacatataagcAAGTGTAAGATATAAATGGTGTGCTTATTCCGTACAATTTAAATGGTTTCACTTACTTAGTCAAAGCTTGTTTGTCCATTCTACTTATGTTGTTCTCTTGACTCTTGACATTGATGGTCCCTTTTTTGGGTAACCCTCACCCAAGTAATTATTCTTCCCATTACATTTGAAGCATACTATTATTGGCTTGGGAATTTTTAACAGTTCGTACGAAGCTACAAAATTGATAATGTTACAATGCCTTTCCATCTCTGAACGACGTGAAAAAGGAAATATCAAGATCTTGATCTGCCTTTGCATATTTGGTAGAGACCAAACCAGTaaaaatgtgagaaatcaGTAATTTATACTGCAATTGGAGCCTTGAAGATGGTAGCCATAATTGTGCACTAGTCGTGAATGTTGATCTCTATGGAACAAAACAGAAACATGTGGTGTTCCACTAATTGCAAAAATGGGGAACACCTTAGTAAGGGTGCGTTCGTTTGTGGGTGAAGGGGGTGAAAACTCCCTCGTTTATTTGCAAAATTGTCTATGCAAAAGTTGCTTTAAGAATCACATTGATCCACTTTACAGGTTTGAAACaattaatactcaattaatcatgtgctaatggctTACTATCTCCGTCCCCAAAAAAACTCATCTTAGCTCATATTGTTTGTCCCACAATGACTTCATTTTGTaatcaattattgcattgAAGTTTGGTAAAGTAGAAGAGAAATTCACGGGGATTTGAAAAGGTAGGGGATATATGCATTGGGAATTGAAAAGGTGAAGGACATTCTAGTTTTTATAGCTTTGTGTAGATATATGTGAGGTAGTCTATAAATGAACTCtttttaggacggaggaatCGTTTTGTgtgccctcttcttcttctttccctCCCTCTCAAACTTAGCCTAAGGCACTAAAAGGTTGAAAGGTCTAGAAGTTTCAATACATACACATTTAGCAAACCACACATAATATAACCTCAGTTACAAGCAAAACTTAAATGTCAAATATGAATTGTCTTAACTAGTTGTGATTGAGGACTAGAAGTCTAGAAGCACACTGATAAGCTATAATTTGATTTCATCCCATAAATAGGGAGAAAGTATTTAAGAAGATATAGTAATGTTCCCTTCTCTCATAATACATAGGGTAAGTGTTTCTTGCATTACAATACTCCCTCTACTATATTCTGTAAggtgttttagttttatactAAGTCAAACTTCTTCAAGTCAGACCAAGTTTCTGGAAAAATGTAGCAGTATttccaaaacaaaacatatatgctagaaaattatatttaatggtggatttaatgaaactaatttggtgttgtagatgttgttgctacttgctaccatatgtttttctatatacTTGGTCAAacctaaaatattttgacttaggacaaaccaaaaacatcttacaatatggaacagagggagtagttacTTAAGTAAAATGTTTTCTCTGTACAATTGTAGTCAAGAATATAACTTCCAAACTATGTCATCTAGACCTTGTTGCACCTATGTCTCGTTGAAAGGTTTTAAAAGTTAGAAagaactactacctccgtttcatattgtaagactttctagcgttgcctaaattcatcaatatatgaatgtatataatttatatatatgtctagatttattagcatccatattaatctaggcaagactaaaaagtattacattgtgaaacggaggcagtactaAATTAAAGGAGCACACTCCAATCACAGCATGAATACTAAATATCCGTAGGATCCGTCAAGGCGTGAACTCAATCTTCAGATAAAACCTCCTTTTGCAACAAAAGTCCTATCTGTGATGTGTTAATTTTCTCCAAGGCTTTGCACATAGCATTATcatcttctttgtttttgccATCCTCAACCTCTTGATCCCCGGTGCCTCATATCATAAGTCTTCAGGGCAGTTAGTTTGAATCAatcaaaattaagaaaactaaaaacttAGAAATAATACATAAAATGTTGTGCTCCATTTTTTGTTCCAGGAATACACAGTTCGTTTACTCCCAGGTTTTAGTTTAGCATGATATGTGCTTCATCGCACTAAAGTTAGCCATCTTATGTTTTCCTCTAAACCGTTTATGTCATTCTCAACATTTCTACTAAAAAATCTCTATACTGTCCTGATGCTTCAACATGaattgtttcttcttcttttttttaacgtgCAAGAGAGATGCATAACATTGCTAGCGACCTCACCCAACCAGGGCTAGCGACCTACTAAGGAATTCTCTGAGCTTAGAAGCTCCAGCCATGCACCGAAGACATGAATTGTTCCTTTCCTATTTATGTTATGGCTTGTATGTAGCCATACACTTTGCTGTTTCTTAACCTTCCTTTTTGTTCTTTGACTAAGATCCAAAGGGGGATACAGTTATCAACAGCTGGACAAACACACTTCCATGTGCACTCTCTTTTCCTGTATTGACTATCCACTATGGCGACCACCATGTGTTGCcttgaaatttatttgaagATTTCTCATTCCTTTCTTTGGGTGACTCTCACCTAAATTTACTTGTACAGGATGAAAGAACTGTGTGAAACAAGAGTGCTCAGCCTACCTATGGAGTTTTGAAGAATGCAATAGATATCACGAATTTCCTGTTCATGATTCAACAGAATCTTTATAAACAGTTAATAGAATTTGAGTTTTGACTTGATTGGAATCATAGGGAAAATAACATTtgcatgtttttatattttggggtAACACATTAAAATGCAGTGCAACTAGCGTTGGTTAATGAACATCCAATACAATCAGAGAAGTCTGTCATGTCTCGGGAGTAAACCATCTGCTTGAATTAGATTAGAacaaacattatatttgtgCCACAGCCTTTTCATATCACCAAATGCCCCATATATCTGGCTTTCTTTTATGTTCcagttttctaatatattttgcaaTGCATTATAGAGCATGGTACATCTCTGACATCCATCTGAACACCTGCTACCATCTCTTCTAATACCTACTGCAGTCTACATGGGCTGTAGCACTGTAGCATGTATggaataatttgtttttggttGGATACAAATCCAACGGAACATTGTTTTCATTTGTCTCACTCTGTATAAGATGTAGAAGGTTGtccattattatattttaggagaGTTAATATACATGTATTAATAGTTTTCTGCCTGACATCATCCAAAATTGTTTGAAACATGCAGAACAGGCATTGCATATATAGCAAATGTTGCAGTCCGAAAGGAAGAACGTCGTAAAGGAATTGCTAAAATGCTTGTCGCCGAAGCGGAGGCACGGGCAAAGAGTTGGGGATGCCGTTCCATGGCACTGCATTGTGATGTAAACAACCTTGCTGCGCTGCATCTGTACAAAAAACTAGGATACAAATGCATCCCTGTACCACAAGATGCTAAGTGGCCAGAACCTAAGATAGCTCAAGGATTGCGATACAACTTTATGATGAAGCTAGTACCCAAGATGTAAAGTGTATATGATCAGATCAGAGAAACTGAGATACAGCTTCATGATGAAGCATGAAGCTATTACCCAAGATTTGAAGTATATACAATCAGAGTAGAGCAATCGAAACATGTAGATACTACAGTGATTCCCAAGTCAATCGCTTCACATGTATAGCAGCTGTATAGTGGAGACTGGAGAGTACATTGTATGGTATGTAATAGCTATTCATTGTTCCACAAATATTTATTGGTTCAAAGTGGTAAGCATGACATCATTTCTTCACTCAAAACTCCTGACAAGTAGCCTAGAGAAGGAAAAAtgctctaaatatatattagattttttttcctctgtaGAGTATATTCATTCAGTAACAATCGTATGACGAGTGTGCATGAAGATATCAGATATTCAGAATGCAGTGCTGTCGTTTCATTGTGCCGGTTGATATTATTTCACTGGTCTATGCCATGAATCTGCACTGTCAAGTGGTACATGTGTGTTGCTTTTAGCTTCAGGTTGGATTCTTGTAGCTTTGGAGGTGAAAGTTCATCAGGCATTTCAGCTCTTTATATTTCCTTACCAAGACCTTGATTAATTGCTGACACAGCTACAACAATGCTTGTATCGTAAACAATAAGCACCCTGAGACTGTTGTATGTTAACAAGAGGGGTGGTAGTGTGGGTTGTGATCTTTATGATGTTTGGCACCAACCTGGTAACCCCCTTTTCTGAACTGTATGGTTGTTGGATCATTGCTGATAATGTTTCTTTGTTGAGAGCCTTCTGTGCTGCTGGTTTCATTGAGAGAAATTGAAAAAGATTTTGCTGTTGAGTGAGTGGGTGGTGTGGGGTGAGGAAGGAGGACTGGGAGATGGATTGGATGAAAGCTGAAGAACATGTCACATGGGATGCATATGCATCTGCATCCTGTATGCACTGTCCTGTGGGAGGAGCCCTCTCATCATCCTCCACACCAATAAGGCAGATGGATGGATAGATCTGCACATAATGCATGTGACTCAACAAATTTTAACATCACTTATCTGCCTTTAGGACCCAGAATTATGTTCtgcacaaacacacacattGCACCATTAAGATTCAGATCGGCCttaattattttggaacaagaaAAGGAATACTTGCACATGGACAGTGGCTCAatgggataaaaaaaaatctgactaCTGAGACTGTCAACTGTGAAAAAACTGTTAACAGTTTCGCATTGGTGACTACTCTCTAACACTGATGTTCTCATTCGTTGATCTGTCTTTAGGCGTGTAAAATGGTTCCAAAAATTCAAAGACCTCTCCTTTTGTCAAATGTCGGTTCAATTAGCTTCTCTTCATGTTAGTGCATTAGCATTGGGATGTAGACACATGAAGTTGTTAACCTGCATGTTCAGGCATTGTTTACTggcatccacttggttttgGTATTTAGCTTACTGTTTTTTAACGATTAAACTAGCAGTTTTCAATAATGTGGTTGGGTAGGGCAGTTTGACCAGGACCATTTGACATCTCTGCTTTGGTGGGAATCCCGAGGCAAAGACGAATCATAGTCTAGCCTGCCTGTCAGTGCAGAAGAAAGATGGCTGTCTCACCGGCTGCAGCCGGTGGCGTCGCCGGTGTCGGTGGCCGACGCGCGGCCGCATGCAGAATCGGTGCTCGGAACATAGGTAGTAGTATCACCGGCACCTGATGAGctgtttgctgctgctgctgctgcaggaaATTGATTTATTCAGTGTATTTTTGTGACTTTTGTGTAGTATACACTCCTCCCTGTCGGCCATACCCCATATCACCGACAGCTCCATCCTCCCACTTTCCCATGACTCCCGTAATTTTCAagagaaaaacaagagaataatTAAACTGGCATATTTATATCATGCTGCAGACATTTCTCTGGTTAGAAAATTATGATCGAAAACTGTAAATTTAAACGATGCTGCATATACCGTAttctatgaaatatttatgatactacctccgtttcataatgtaagactttctagtcgtgcttagatttatatggatgttaatatatatatatatatattaacatccatataaatctaagcacgactagaaagtcttacattatgaaacggagggagtagtacggagaaatttggatgaaattaaattgatCTTATGTGATGGAAAACCTAGTGGAAATTAATGATACGGACAAGAAAATAAGGGGCAAATGAaaatacatagaaaaaagGGGAAATCAATGCAGGGAAGGTAGTCCAGGGACTAGGCAAAAAAGGAAGATGTGCACTCCCTAACTAACTATGCAAACTGTATAGAGAAATCCCAACAATAATATGGGAGAGCTCTACATATCAATAGGAGTTTATTATTACATAATTTCTTCTTTGAAAAGACTTGGTTGAAATACTGCTTAGTTGGGTCCCCTAACTGAATTTTATGTGACATTTGGTACAATGCCTgtgattgcttttttttttttgttattttgtgaACTTCATTTTATCACATATGCAGTGATACGTACTCTAaagttttcttctcttttttagaGGAAGTAGTACTGTGTGACCAAATGTTGTCTTATTTTTCTCTCCATTTTTCCAAAGTGATAAAATGGACATAAAGAGTAGAGATTCTccacttgcaaaaaaaaataaataatacagaTTCTCCACTTATTTGCACTCTCATAAACTATAGATTAGTTAGTCATCACTTGGTCTAGAATACGGAGCTTAGTCTTTGGCGCACATGCAACCAACGTGATCCcatgtttattttcctttaattttttttctctttcccttTCCCTTTTCCTTTACGTTTTTTAAACCATTTCTTTTGATGGTTGAGCATGCAATTCCAGCATC is part of the Oryza brachyantha chromosome 2, ObraRS2, whole genome shotgun sequence genome and encodes:
- the LOC102707841 gene encoding uncharacterized protein LOC102707841, producing the protein MMPPALSLSRSPSSSASASPPYPGLRSAVVAVRHRHRPSFPAAGICCASPAVELLPSLSPDILVRDARLEDCWEVADTHCSSFFPDYTFPLDLVLRIDRYIALLSGFSVPPGCMRTCLVAVNTNALSRSISIECGDLRDADFQEKHGLSKVSIAGILTVDTVADYLPRKGPLKQRRTGIAYIANVAVRKEERRKGIAKMLVAEAEARAKSWGCRSMALHCDVNNLAALHLYKKLGYKCIPVPQDAKWPEPKIAQGLRYNFMMKLVPKM